The following are encoded in a window of Phragmites australis chromosome 22, lpPhrAust1.1, whole genome shotgun sequence genomic DNA:
- the LOC133904320 gene encoding cyclin-D5-2-like, which yields MTPVEAAEDCSASACAFSLICEEDGSDLGDGVVDDGEFFSLYNASDEEEEEEYVEQLVFKETSFCSSSDSAADVDGDDDEDCPAAASEELFLEARLAAVKWILETRGCFGFGHRTAYLAIAYFDSFFLRRRVDRAAMPWAARLLSVACVSVAAKMEECRAPALSEFDAGGDYEFCSASIRRMELLVLSTLGWRMGAVTPFDYLPCLSSRLHQHDGGDHGGARVALKAIGFVFATAEAGSVLDYRPSTVAAAAILAASYGPLLTKEALDSKMSYLSPSCLIQKEHVHACYSMMVGDMNRSNKRSLPCSGSNEVATSTYDSVLVDDVTDTAAFATARNKRIRLELPGIR from the exons ATGACgccggtggaggcggcggaggactgCTCTGCCTCTGCGTGCGCGTTCTCGCTGATTTGCGAGGAAGACGGCTCCGACCTCGGCGATGGCGTCGTCGACGACGGCGAGTTCTTCTCGCTCTACAATGccagcgacgaggaggaggaggaggagtacgTGGAGCAGCTGGTCTTTAAGGAGACCAGCTTCTGTTCCTCCTCCGACTCCGCTGCTGAtgtcgacggcgacgacgacgaggactgCCCGGCGGCCGCCTCCGAGGAATTGTTCCTGGAAgcccgcctcgccgccgtcaAGTGGATTCTTGAA ACGCGCGGGTGCTTCGGGTTCGGCCACCGGACGGCGTACCTCGCCATCGCCTACTTCGACAGCTTCTTCCTCCGGCGACGCGTCGAT AGGGCGGCGATGCCGTGGGCGGCGCGGCTGCTGTCCGTGGCGTGCGTGTCCGTGGCCGCCAAGATGGAGGAGTGCCGCGCGCCGGCGCTGTCGGAGTTCGACGCCGGCGGCGACTACGAGTTCTGCTCGGCGTCCATCCGCCGGATGGAGCTCCTCGTGCTGTCCACGCTCGGGTGGCGCATGGGCGCCGTCACGCCCTTCGACTACCTCCCCTGCTTATCGTCCCGGCTCCACCAGCACGACGGCGGCGACCATGGCGGCGCTCGTGTCGCCCTCAAGGCCATTGGCTTCGTCTTTGCCACGGCTGAAG CTGGTAGTGTGCTTGATTACAGGCCATCCACTGTGGCTGCAGCAGCAATCTTGGCTGCATCCTATGGACCTCTACTGACCAAAGAAGCACTGGATTCCAAGATGAGCTATCTTTCTCCATCCTGTCTTATTCAGAAG GAGCATGTACATGCCTGCTACAGTATGATGGTTGGGGACATGAACCGGAGTAACAAGAGATCATTGCCATGTTCAGGCTCCAATGAGGTTGCCACTAGTACATATGATTCTGTTCTTGTTGATGATGTTACCGACACCGCCGCCTTTGCGACGGCGAGGAATAAGCGGATCAGGCTGGAGCTGCCGGGCATCCGTTGA
- the LOC133905268 gene encoding cytoplasmic tRNA 2-thiolation protein 2-like, with translation MAAATSCGGAGCGPHCSSSSSAGAEDDAPSERMGQLSFSSAAAATCGKCDSGGAAAAVAGGVGMCGGCFRAHLFGKFKLAVTSNAMVRPTDAVLLAFSGGPASRVALQFIHEMQSKAIQSWETSNSQALPAFGLGVAFVDESSVLSLKPQWEIETAIEDIRAIVSSLSLGDKAVHIAPLEDVFSSGSEDGEGRLREVVGMIDDETGRDDFLRWLRMLLLQKIALENGYTKIMLGSCASGIACHVLSATVKGQGYSLPADVQYVDTRWEVPVVLPLHDCLAQELSLLCELDSLKTQQLLDRPCSGINSLVASFVSRLREENPSREHTILRTAQKLKPFSFNKFSANGYHDFLPSRLRSKFQNVDTNESTFSEILCLICGSPFSESELQNLESTKHKAQEKIDLYTAHCCQSCHFQILPAGTNMYEHFFSLLPKFWTEKVDTTSASHSSLRDQIEDYLLEEDDDEN, from the exons atggccgccgccacctcctgcGGCGGCGCAGGCTGCGGGCCccactgctcctcctcctcctctgcggGCGCCGAGGACGATGCTCCGTCGGAGAGGATGGGCCAGCTTTCcttctcctccgccgccgcagctACGTGTGGCAAGTGCGACAGCGgcggcgcggccgccgcggtgGCCGGCGGCGTCGGCATGTGCGGGGGATGCTTTCGGGCACACCTGTTCGGGAAGTTCAAGCTCGCCGTCACGAGCAACGCCATGGTGCGCCCCACCGACGCCGTCCTCCTCGCTTTCTCCGGCGGCCCCGCTTCCAG GGTGGCCCTGCAATTCATACACGAGATGCAGTCCAAGGCGATCCAGAGCTGGGAGACCAGCAACTCGCAGGCGCTGCCAGCCTTCGGCCTGGGGGTGGCATTTGTGGACGAGAGCAGCGTTTTATCGCTGAAGCCGCAATGGGAAATTGAGACTGCGATAGAAGATATCAGGGCGATCGTGTCGAGTTTGTCGCTGGGCGATAAGGCAGTGCATATTGCCCCTCTTGAGGATGTGTTCTCTTCCGGATCGGAGGATGGGGAGGGCAGGTTAAGGGAGGTGGTCGGCATGATCGATGATGAGACAGGGAGGGACGATTTTCTTCGGTGGTTGCGCATGCTTTTGTTGCAGAAG ATTGCACTGGAAAATGGCTACACCAAGATCATGCTGGGATCGTGTGCTTCTGGAATAGCATGTCATGTGCTATCTGCAACCGTGAAG GGGCAAGGTTACTCTTTACCAGCTGATGTCCAATATGTTGATACACGGTGGGAAGTACCTGTGGTTCTTCCACTCCATGATTGCCTGGCCCAAGAGCTTAGCTTGCTCTGTGAACTTGATAG TTTAAAGACGCAGCAACTTCTTGATAGGCCTTGCAGTGGCATCAACAGCTTAGTTGCATCGTTTGTTTCACGGCTAAGG GAGGAGAACCCTTCTCGGGAGCATACCATTTTAAGAACTGCACAAAAGCTTAAGCCATTCTCTTTTAACAAGTTCTCAGCAAATGGCTATCATGATTTCCTGCCGTCACGGCTTCGTTCCAAGTTCCAGAATGTTGATACCAACGAGTCTACTTTCTCTGAGATTCTCTGCCTGATATGTGGAAGCCCGTTCAGTGAATCAGAACTCCAGAATTTGGAAAGCACAAAGCACAAGGCTCAGGAGAAAATTGATCTTTATACTGCTCATTGTTGTCAAAGCTGCCATTTCCAGATTCTACCAGCTGGTACAAATATGTATGAGCATTTCTTTTCACTACTACCGAAGTTTTGGACTGAGAAAGTGGACACTACATCTGCCAGCCATAGCTCACTAAG AGATCAAATAGAAGATTACCTgctggaagaagatgatgatgaaaacTGA
- the LOC133905271 gene encoding transcription factor RSL3-like: MEAGGLIAEVGWTEFDYSLQGEESEIMAQLLGAFPSHGEGGHQELPWSDQASNAYSDSIGSNLVVPPAYEGYCLSNSNEVLGISSCFSPHDLSLVQEQGATESLNAFSNRSLNFYGNVDLNQCDLDDPSMSMLDPASATDKRKHLVQELGDQTRGRKCARKGEIKRAKKAKQSGDEDASMAITRGSPTSCCTSDSDSNASQKSANADARPKGKAQAGRVVATEPQSIYARKRRERINERLKILQNLVPNGTKVDISTMLEEAVHYVKFLQLQIKLLSSDDMWMYAPIAFNGMNIGIDLNMDR; this comes from the exons ATGGAGGCTGGAGGGCTGATTGCTGAGGTGGGCTGGACCGAGTTTGACTACTCGTTGCAGGGCGAGGAGTCGGAGATAATGGCGCAACTGCTTGGTGCCTTCCCCTCCCATGGTGAGGGAGGTCACCAAGAGCTGCCTTGGTCTGATCAAGCTTCCAATGCATACAGTGACAGCATTGGCAGTAACCTTGTTGTTCCACCTGCATATGAGGGCTACTGTTTGAGTAACTCAAATGAGGTCCTTGGGATAAGCTCCTGCTTTTCCCCACATGACCTGAGCTTGGTCCAGGAGCAAGGTGCAACTGAGAGTCTGAATGCGTTTTCAAACCGTTCCCTTAATTTCTATGGGAACGTCGACCTGAATCAATGCGATCTTGATGATCCAAGCATGAGTATGCTCGACCCAGCAAGTGCTACTGACAAGAGAAAGCACTTGGTACAAGAACTTGGTGATCAAACAAGA GGTCGTAAATGCGCACGGAAGGGTGAAATTAAGCGAGCGAAGAAGGCCAAACAGAGTGGAGATGAGGATGCGAGTATGGCCATCACACGTGGAAGCCCAACGAGCTGCTGCACTTCTGACAGTGATTCAAATGCCTCTCAGAAGTCTGCAAATGCTGATGCTCGTCCAAAAGGCAAGGCTCAGGCTGGTCGCGTCGTGGCAACTGAACCCCAGAGCATCTATGCAAGG AAACGGAGGGAGAGGATCAATGAGAGGCTGAAGATACTGCAGAACCTCGTGCCCAATGGTACCAAA GTAGATATCAGCACCATGCTCGAAGAGGCAGTTCACTATGTGAAGTTCCTGCAGCTTCAGATCAAG CTCCTGAGCTCTGACGATATGTGGATGTATGCACCGATTGCATTTAATGGGATGAACATTGGAATTGATCTGAACATGGACAGATGA
- the LOC133904897 gene encoding adenine phosphoribosyltransferase 1-like, whose amino-acid sequence MFPSGCRLLPFPHCPSASAPPPAPTTVRARLQPLGGGRRQRGSAAVVMAAGDARVAHIASSIRVIPDFPKPGIMFQDITTLLLDPKAFRDTIDLFVERYKDKGITVVAGVEARGFIFGPPIALAIGAKFVPLRKPKKLPGAVISEEYSLEYGTDKMEMHVGAVEPNDRALIVDDLIATGGTLCASVNLLERVGAKVVECACVIELPELKGRDKLGDRPVFVLVKAD is encoded by the exons atgttcccGTCTggttgccgcctcctcccgttccCGCACTGCCCCTCCGCGTCGGCGCCGCCTCCCGCTCCCACGACCGTCCGCGCGCGGCTTCAGCCTCTCGGCGGCGGGCGGAGGCAGCGCGGGTCCGCGGCGGTGGTGATGGCGGCCGGCGACGCGCGCGTGGCGCACATCGCGTCCTCCATCCGCGTCATCCCGGATTTCCCCAAGCCAG GGATCATGTTTCAGGATATCACGACGTTGCTCCTCGACCCGAAGGCCTTCCGTGACACGATCGACCTCTTTGTCGAGCGGTACAAGGACAAGGGGATCACTGTGGTTGCTG GTGTTGAAGCTAGAGGATTTATTTTTGGTCCTCCTATTGCTTTAGCCATAGGTGCAAAGTTTGTACCATTGAGAAAGCCAAAAAAGTTGCCAG GTGCGGTGATCTCTGAAGAATATTCTTTGGAATACGGCACTGACAAAATGGAGATGCATGTAGGAGCTGTAGAGCCCAATGACCGGGCGCTTATTGTTGATGATCTTATTGCTACTGGTGGAACATTGTGCGCGTCTGTCAACCTTCTTG AGCGTGTTGGTGCAAAGGTGGTTGAGTGTGCTTGTGTTATTGAACTGCCAGAATTGAAG GGCCGGGACAAGCTAGGGGACAGGCCAGTTTTTGTCCTTGTGAAAGCAGACTGA